From one Lineus longissimus chromosome 3, tnLinLong1.2, whole genome shotgun sequence genomic stretch:
- the LOC135485594 gene encoding uncharacterized protein LOC135485594 yields MSWLQKVLEEHSTKRYYVEYRRYLSNHISHGIVALERLGATEDRTRQWIKWYAEAKLAEKPREDDHVDDDPITPEELDDVTGKRGRFYSILNYYAKKLEDCKGDVDTLVRNEFPQLSNGLQATLLHSMIQLGYGYEAKQPRIILEGVAYLRHSYIPIVFDKNAPANDINKFGKGNTDIVDVLKALKRDDELFEHMEKRSIELEAGWVSSKPQYQIRALTEKGDKLIGYANQIKVPSDRLSDPVRVADWLLDQIITVFTMAEDERRNDFVLLHGVTCTWSVRQIVPLLDVTDALEAIRSMVCVLFSAYICTGGANLTNPVDTSIKVDAAAWEELIKRAIVPDVERDEHVYKLIQVCHEQWKKRGNEQNSALYFTASKICLENPFPPFKPSKPRL; encoded by the coding sequence ATGAGTTGGCTACAAAAAGTTCTGGAAGAGCATTCCACGAAGCGATACTATGTAGAATATCGTCGGTATCTTTCCaaccacatttctcatggcaTCGTAGCGCTGGAGAGACTCGGAGCAACAGAGGACCGAACAAGGCAGTGGATCAAATGGTATGCCGAAGCGAAACTAGCAGAGAAACCCCGTGAGGATGACCACGTCGATGATGACCCGATTACTCCGGAAGAACTGGATGACGTCACTGGAAAAAGGGGCCGGTTCTATTCCATTTTGAATTACTATGCAAAGAAACTGGAAGACTGCAAAGGAGATGTTGACACCCTGGTGAGGAATGAGTTCCCACAATTGTCGAATGGGCTTCAGGCCACCCTACTGCATTCGATGATTCAGCTGGGATACGGGTATGAGGCAAAGCAGCCTCGCATCATCCTGGAGGGGGTGGCCTACCTAAGGCATTCCTATATCCCTATCGTCTTTGATAAAAACGCACCAGCAAACGATATAAATAAGTTTGGAAAGGGTAACACCGACATAGTTGATGTTCTGAAAGCTCTCAAGCGTGATGATGAACTTTTTGAGCACATGGAAAAGAGGTCCATTGAATTAGAAGCTGGTTGGGTCTCGAGCAAACCGCAGTACCAGATCCGGGCCTTAACCGAAAAAGGAGACAAGTTGATTGGTTATGCAAATCAAATCAAAGTACCATCTGACCGGCTTTCCGACCCTGTGCGAGTTGCTGATTGGTTACTCGACCAAATCATCACAGTTTTTACCATGGCCGAAGATGAGCGCCGAAATGATTTTGTGTTGCTTCACGGTGTAACATGTACCTGGAGTGTCCGACAGATAGTTCCTCTTCTTGATGTCACAGATGCTCTGGAAGCGATCCGGAGCATGGTGTGTGTGCTCTTCTCAGCATACATCTGCACCGGCGGAGCTAACCTTACCAATCCGGTTGATACCAGTATCAAAGTGGACGCAGCTGCTTGGGAGGAGCTGATCAAGCGCGCCATCGTACCTGATGTTGAGCGAGATGAACACGTATACAAGCTCATTCAAGTTTGTCATGAACAGTGGAAGAAGAGAGGAAATGAACAAAACTCCGCCCTCTATTTCACTGCTTCCAAAATTTGTCTTGAGAACCCGTTTCCTCCGTTTAAACCTTCAAAACCTAGGCTTTAA
- the LOC135484620 gene encoding uncharacterized protein LOC135484620 produces MTIPSDKAFDHFDASTAAKDDCIYRSVYADVFYLYTCAITPVVIVGIVLNLMNLVVLRRMQKSHQSVFLLRFLAACDFLFLVVCLVYFFIRPMTVYSTNRIEVFARGDGKIGKLLYNITIPFYRISLMARNWLIVLITFERFMHIAFPLWAKVHCTKGTLSVVVVSIACFIIGLCSPVYLAQTITETINPCTDLPEIDFVKPPWASQFLSITYLVFILYTPIVCIYVMNIVLIVAVRRAHSHRSKMAARSMAVSGSGKEAETSQTNATAMVLSIVIVFTICETPTCIDRLATLFVDYEAAIFQPEKDQSSPT; encoded by the exons ATGACCATACCTTCGGACAAGGCGTTCGACCACTTCGACGCCTCCACCGCTGCCAAAGATGACTGTATCTACAGGTCAGTCTACGCAGACGTCTTCTACCTCTACACATGCGCCATCACCCCCGTTGTCATCGTCGGAATCGTCCTGAACCTCATGAATCTTGTCGTCCTCCGCCGCATGCAGAAATCCCACCAGTCTGTTTTCCTCCTCCGGTTCCTTGCCGCGTGTGATTTTCTCTTCCTCGTCGTCTGCCTCGTGTATTTCTTCATACGCCCTATGACTGTGTACTCTACCAATAGGATTGAGGTGTTCGCCCGAGGAGACGGGAAGATAGGAAAACTTCTATATAACATAACCATTCCTTTCTATAGGATATCCCTCATGGCAAGAAACTGGTTAATCGTTTTAATCACTTTTGAGAGGTTCATGCACATTGCTTTCCCACTATGGGCAAAGGTGCATTGTACCAAAGGCACCTTGAGTGTGGTGGTGGTTTCAATCGCCTGCTTTATCATTGGCCTGTGTTCACCCGTTTACCTTGCTCAGACAATCACTGAAACGATCAACCCGTGCACGGATTTGCCCGAGATAGATTTCGTGAAGCCACCATGGGCATCGCAGTTCCTCTCAATAACATATCTAGTGTTCATACTTTATACCCCAATAGTATGCATTTACGTTATGAACATCGTTCTCATCGTGGCTGTGCGACGAGCGCATTCGCAtagatccaagatggctgccagatcCATGGCCGTTTCGGGCAGTGGAAAAGAAGCCGAGACTTCTCAAACTAACGCCACGGCCATGGTTCTCTCAATTGTTATTGTGTTCACCATTTGTGAAACTCCAACTTGCATAGACAGGCTGGCAACGTTA TTTGTCGACTATGAAGCGGCGATATTCCAGCCCGAGAAAGACCAATCAAGTCCAACATGA
- the LOC135485596 gene encoding serine-rich adhesin for platelets-like isoform X1: MKRFAIMVSLQVIEMQQSWLAWVFILCLYLHLQFLGCQELPQTSGTYGYEQSNGNGTSVGNSTRYSERITTDDANGTSAENTEEHIALTEDKIPDYHHENNSMSNCFNSTSNDSRNFMALKFLCVKYFSDWGGGVADRCSTVEQLCLFQTEFNISDKDMEIIRHMPLKSFNLHNITKAEQSKKPSSSAHNTSLASSALNEDGYAATKKENTSFSAQTSPIPPSTAPVNSENITHTNFTETAVEHKIKDKNNFKDEESHEETKVNVSTSNYNFTSASPEFGSSTDDAEQKSDNISGQDVDTNEKEPTTTTTSTTTTTTTTTTTTTTLPNEIDKKAEDDNSDGLEKLNVYKIFQDWSKKHRKKGGREENEVLDETHVVSYGDHESKAELHGKTKTEESQLAGFQWKDEHYMMNVLVPIGVGISGALLIVSLFYLLRTCSKDASGRNVQRRPSRNMGRMEVQMPQETATTDHVMLLADSSDDEF, translated from the exons ATGAAACGCTTTGCAATAATGGTGTCGCTCCAAGTAATTGAGATGCAACAATCGTGGCTGGCTTGGGTGTTTATTTTGTGTCTGTATTTACATCTGCAGTTCCTTGGGTGTCAGGAACTGCCGCAGACGTCGGGTACATATGGATATGAACAAAGCAATGGTAATGGAACCTCTGTTGGGAATTCCACACGATATTCTGAGAGGATTACAACAGACGATGCTAATGGTACGTCTGCTGAAAACACGGAAGAACATATTGCTTTAACAGAGGATAAAATACCGGATTACCATCATGAAAATAATTCCATGTCTAATTGTTTTAACTCTACCTCAAATGATTCGCGTAATTTCATGGCGTTAAAGTTTCTTTGTGTTAAGTATTTCAGTGATTGGGGAGGTGGTGTGGCTGATAGGTGTTCTACTGTTGAACAACTGTGTCTATTCCAAACAGAATTCAATATCTCTGATAAAGATATGGAAATTATCCGTCACATGCCTTTAAAATCATTTAATTTGCATAATATCACCAAAGCCGAGCAGTCGAAAAAGCCATCGTCGTCTGCTCACAATACGAGCCTCGCTTCTTCTGCACTGAACGAAGATGGCTACGCAGCAACCAAGAAGGAAAATACTTCATTTAGTGCACAAACATCACCCATACCTCCATCCACAGCACCGGTGAACTCTGAAAATATCACACACACAAATTTTACAGAAACTGCAGTCGAACATAAAATAAAAGACAAAAATAATTTCAAGGATGAAGAGTCACATGAAGAGACAAAAGTAAATGTCAGTACTTCAAATTATAACTTCACATCAGCGTCTCCTGAATTCGGCAGTTCCACTGACGATGCAGAGCAGAAAAGTGATAACATTTCTGGGCAAGATGTTGACACTAATGAAAaagaaccaacaacaacaacaacgtcaacaacaacaacaacaacaacaacaacaacaacaacaacaacattaccGAATGAAATTGATAAGAAAGCAGAGGATGACAACAGTGACGGTTTGGAGAAGTTAAACGTTTATAAGATCTTCCAAGATTGGAGTAAGAAGCACCGGAAGAAGGGCGGGCGAGAGGAGAACGAGGTCCTGGATGAGACTCATGTCGTCTCGTACGGAGACCATGAGAGTAAGGCAGAGCTCCATGGCAAGACAAAAACAG AGGAATCCCAATTGGCAGGATTTCAGTGGAAG GATGAGCATTACATGATGAACGTTCTGGTTCCGATTGGTGTTGGTATATCCGGGGCGCTGCTAATTGTCTCCCTCTTCTACCTTCTGCGGACATGCTCCAAAGATGCCTCGGGAAGGAACGTACAGAGGCGGCCAAGTCGGAACATGGGCCGGATGGAGGTTCAAATG CCACAAGAAACAGCAACAACAGATCACGTGATGTTACTAGCTGACAGCTCCGATGACGAGTTTTAG
- the LOC135485596 gene encoding serine-rich adhesin for platelets-like isoform X2 codes for MKRFAIMVSLQVIEMQQSWLAWVFILCLYLHLQFLGCQELPQTSGTYGYEQSNGNGTSVGNSTRYSERITTDDANGTSAENTEEHIALTEDKIPDYHHENNSMSNCFNSTSNDSRNFMALKFLCVKYFSDWGGGVADRCSTVEQLCLFQTEFNISDKDMEIIRHMPLKSFNLHNITKAEQSKKPSSSAHNTSLASSALNEDGYAATKKENTSFSAQTSPIPPSTAPVNSENITHTNFTETAVEHKIKDKNNFKDEESHEETKVNVSTSNYNFTSASPEFGSSTDDAEQKSDNISGQDVDTNEKEPTTTTTSTTTTTTTTTTTTTTLPNEIDKKAEDDNSDGLEKLNVYKIFQDWSKKHRKKGGREENEVLDETHVVSYGDHESKAELHGKTKTEESQLAGFQWKDEHYMMNVLVPIGVGISGALLIVSLFYLLRTCSKDASGRNVQRRPSRNMGRMEVQMPYEQMV; via the exons ATGAAACGCTTTGCAATAATGGTGTCGCTCCAAGTAATTGAGATGCAACAATCGTGGCTGGCTTGGGTGTTTATTTTGTGTCTGTATTTACATCTGCAGTTCCTTGGGTGTCAGGAACTGCCGCAGACGTCGGGTACATATGGATATGAACAAAGCAATGGTAATGGAACCTCTGTTGGGAATTCCACACGATATTCTGAGAGGATTACAACAGACGATGCTAATGGTACGTCTGCTGAAAACACGGAAGAACATATTGCTTTAACAGAGGATAAAATACCGGATTACCATCATGAAAATAATTCCATGTCTAATTGTTTTAACTCTACCTCAAATGATTCGCGTAATTTCATGGCGTTAAAGTTTCTTTGTGTTAAGTATTTCAGTGATTGGGGAGGTGGTGTGGCTGATAGGTGTTCTACTGTTGAACAACTGTGTCTATTCCAAACAGAATTCAATATCTCTGATAAAGATATGGAAATTATCCGTCACATGCCTTTAAAATCATTTAATTTGCATAATATCACCAAAGCCGAGCAGTCGAAAAAGCCATCGTCGTCTGCTCACAATACGAGCCTCGCTTCTTCTGCACTGAACGAAGATGGCTACGCAGCAACCAAGAAGGAAAATACTTCATTTAGTGCACAAACATCACCCATACCTCCATCCACAGCACCGGTGAACTCTGAAAATATCACACACACAAATTTTACAGAAACTGCAGTCGAACATAAAATAAAAGACAAAAATAATTTCAAGGATGAAGAGTCACATGAAGAGACAAAAGTAAATGTCAGTACTTCAAATTATAACTTCACATCAGCGTCTCCTGAATTCGGCAGTTCCACTGACGATGCAGAGCAGAAAAGTGATAACATTTCTGGGCAAGATGTTGACACTAATGAAAaagaaccaacaacaacaacaacgtcaacaacaacaacaacaacaacaacaacaacaacaacaacaacattaccGAATGAAATTGATAAGAAAGCAGAGGATGACAACAGTGACGGTTTGGAGAAGTTAAACGTTTATAAGATCTTCCAAGATTGGAGTAAGAAGCACCGGAAGAAGGGCGGGCGAGAGGAGAACGAGGTCCTGGATGAGACTCATGTCGTCTCGTACGGAGACCATGAGAGTAAGGCAGAGCTCCATGGCAAGACAAAAACAG AGGAATCCCAATTGGCAGGATTTCAGTGGAAG GATGAGCATTACATGATGAACGTTCTGGTTCCGATTGGTGTTGGTATATCCGGGGCGCTGCTAATTGTCTCCCTCTTCTACCTTCTGCGGACATGCTCCAAAGATGCCTCGGGAAGGAACGTACAGAGGCGGCCAAGTCGGAACATGGGCCGGATGGAGGTTCAAATG CCATATGAACAAATGGTGTGA
- the LOC135484622 gene encoding TATA-binding protein-associated factor 2N-like, whose amino-acid sequence MDRTKAIKQGYIRKYVKSVFSSGWKKQFLVLHQDGELVWYSDQGDRKANGAIKLKAVCNFMAIGPFTQAIPKRPSLPSGGQVKHLLAIPQTAARDPKQLHWFIFLDDTELAGWMNTIMKVLPPPPAPPQNFQRPPGGPPQQSSYPKQQGGYPRQQQVGYPQQQCRGQPGGGNTTVVMGSGGRSRGGGDRLATGMLVGAGLSGWGWGWGWGWGGPGWYSGHYGYGGMGEHDHYEINETNIENTNINETNITENNEFSGDASGAGYGGYDPNNYQQTVDQGGLSHADQGGYVQGGYADQGGFVQGGYGDQGGYVDQGGLGGGYDGGDFGGGDFGGDCGGGDDGGGDDGGD is encoded by the exons ATGG ATCGGACTAAGGCAATAAAACAGGGTTACATCAGGAAATATGTCA AGAGCGTCTTCTCAAGCGGGTGGAAAAAGCAGTTTCTTGTCCTTCACCAAGATGGCGAGCTAGTCTGGTACTCTGACCAGGGTGACAGGAAAGCTAATGGAGCAATCAAACTAAAG GCTGTTTGTAATTTCATGGCGATAGGTCCATTTACTCAGGCGATTCCCAAACGTCCTTCGTTACCTTCGGGTGGCCAAGTCAAGCATTTATTGGCCATTCCACAAACAGCCGCTAGAGATCCAAAGCAGTTACACTGGTTCATATTCCTGGATGACACAGAGTTAGC tggatggATGAATACGATAATGAAAGTT CTTCCACCTCCTCCTGCCCCTCCCCAAAACTTCCAGAGACCTCCAG GTGGTCCCCCGCAACAGAGCAGCTACCCAAAACAACAGGGTGGCTACCCACGACAACAACAAGTCGGGTATCCACAGCAGCAATGTCGAGGCCAGCCGGGCGGTGGCAACACCACCGTGGTTATGGGAAGCGGTGGTCGTAGTCGTGGTGGCGGAGATCGGCTTGCGACTG GTATGCTTGTAGGAGCTGGGTTGTCAGGTTGGGGTTGGGGATGGGGATGGGGTTGGGGTGGCCCTGGGTGGTACTCTGGTCATTATGGATACGGTGGCATGGGGGAACACGACCACTACGAAATAAATGAGACAAATATTGAGAACACGAATATCAACGAAACAAATATAACagaaaataatgaatttagcggcGATGCCAGTGGGGCGGGTTACGGAGGATATGATCCTAATAACTATCAGCAGACAGTTGATCAGGGAGGCCTCAGTCATGCAGACCAGGGCGGCTATGTTCAAGGCGGTTATGCCGACCAGGGCGGCTTTGTTCAAGGCGGTTATGGAGACCAGGGCGGCTATGTCGATCAGGGTGGTTTGGGCGGGGGCTACGACGGTGGGGATTTCGGTGGGGGTGATTTTGGTGGCGACTGTGGTGGAGGAGACGATGGTGGAGGAGACGATGGTGGAGACTAA